One Pirellulales bacterium genomic window, TGGAGCTATGCGGAACTTGCCCAGCGCGTCGGCGAACCCAAAGCAACCCGCGCCGTCGCACAAGCCTGCGGAGCGAACCCCGTCGCCGTCGCGATTCCGTGCCACCGCGTCGTGCGTACGGACGGATCGCTGTCCGGATACCGCTGGGGGATCGAGCGCAAGGCGAAGCTATTGGAGAACGAACGCGCGGGACGATGATGCCGCGGCCAATCGCATGATTCACGGAGCGCCGAGTCGATGACTGCCAGCTTGCCGGAGGAACTGGAAACGGCCCGCCTGCGACTTCGCCGCTGGCGTCCAGCCGACGCCGCGCCGTTTGCCGCACTAAATGCCGACCCGCGGGTGATGGAGCACTTCCCGGCGATCTTGTCGCGAGAGGAGAGCGATGCGGTTGTCGCGCGAATCGAGGACCATTTCGCACGTCACGGTTTCGGGTTGTGGGCGGTCGAGGTTACCGACGTGGCGCCGTTCGCGGGATTTATTGGTTTGAGCGTGCCTCGATTCGAGGCACGCTTTACCCCCAGCATCGAAATCGGTTGGCGACTGGCCGCCGATTTCTGGGGCCGCGGGCTTGCGGTGGAAGGCGCACAAGCCGCTTTACGTGTTGGATTCGACATGCTGGGACTTGACGAGATCGTATCGTTTACCGTGCCCGAGAATCTGCGATCCCGACGCGTTATGGAGAAGCTCGGAATGACCCACGATCCGGCGGATGACTTCGATCATCCGCTGCTCGCCGCGGGACATCGTTTGAGGCGCCACGTGCTCTACCGAATCGCTCGTGCCTCGAGACCTGGCTGATCAGTTCCCGAGCCGTGCATCACGGACGATCGAGAAACCGCGCTAATTCGCGCCGATAATCTTCGGGATGGTCATGCACGCTCGTATCGCATATTGCGATAATCCGTCTTGACTTGCGGCCATTCGCGACTATGCTTATCAGAAACGATTCCGCCGGTGGACAGGTCGAACGTGCGCGTTATCTCCAGACGACGATTACGGGAGTTTTGGGAATCGCGGAAGCACGAACCGGCCACGGCTCAACGG contains:
- a CDS encoding GNAT family N-acetyltransferase, whose protein sequence is MTASLPEELETARLRLRRWRPADAAPFAALNADPRVMEHFPAILSREESDAVVARIEDHFARHGFGLWAVEVTDVAPFAGFIGLSVPRFEARFTPSIEIGWRLAADFWGRGLAVEGAQAALRVGFDMLGLDEIVSFTVPENLRSRRVMEKLGMTHDPADDFDHPLLAAGHRLRRHVLYRIARASRPG